The window AGAAGACCTTAATCGGTTTCATACTCATGGGCGCCTTCCCTAAGTTCGCTTAGCAGATCTTCTATAGTAATTTCTTTTTGCCTTATTTCCTTTTGAATTGAACCGGCCAGTTCTTTTACGCTTAATTTTTCAGGAGTAGCGATGATAGCCTTGCCGACCTGGAACACCTCAAGAAACGTATCCTCACCGATTCCTAGCCGCTCCCTGATTTCAGCGGGAATTGTAAATTGTCCTTTCTCCCAGACACGCACCTTTTTTATAGAAGAATATTTAGGACGCCGATCCGCATTAATTTCAGACATTTAGA is drawn from Bacillota bacterium and contains these coding sequences:
- a CDS encoding AbrB/MazE/SpoVT family DNA-binding domain-containing protein, coding for MSEINADRRPKYSSIKKVRVWEKGQFTIPAEIRERLGIGEDTFLEVFQVGKAIIATPEKLSVKELAGSIQKEIRQKEITIEDLLSELREGAHEYETD